One window of the Thermodesulfomicrobium sp. WS genome contains the following:
- a CDS encoding ABC transporter permease, with product MPNFLSRLGAGTVFLVEHLGRYALFCLHALLQPLRPQRLWGKIVAQVAFIGAGSLGIVALVALFTGMVLGLQGYYTLIKFSAEGALGTVVALSLVRELGPVLTAIMVVARAGSSTAAELGIMRISEQIDALETMDIDPVRHLVTPRLVAALAAFPLLTAVFDVVGIFGGYLAAHLLSSRAGIYFSKIQSTLVLSDISGGFIKAVVFGFLVMSVCCYCGFHTHLRRDSAGARGVSASTTSAVVQSCVYVLMADYAITSFLM from the coding sequence ATGCCGAATTTCCTCTCCCGCCTCGGCGCGGGGACTGTATTTCTCGTGGAGCATCTGGGCCGCTACGCCCTGTTCTGCCTTCACGCCCTCCTGCAACCGTTGCGACCGCAGCGGCTGTGGGGAAAGATCGTCGCCCAAGTGGCGTTCATTGGCGCGGGGTCCTTGGGGATCGTCGCCCTGGTGGCGCTTTTTACCGGTATGGTCCTGGGGCTCCAAGGGTACTACACGCTCATCAAATTCAGCGCCGAAGGGGCCCTAGGCACGGTGGTGGCGCTGTCTTTGGTGCGTGAACTTGGGCCGGTGCTCACCGCCATCATGGTGGTGGCGCGGGCAGGCTCCAGTACGGCTGCGGAGCTGGGCATCATGCGCATCTCAGAACAGATCGACGCCCTGGAGACCATGGATATCGATCCTGTGCGCCATTTGGTCACCCCCCGCCTGGTGGCGGCCCTTGCCGCCTTTCCTCTGCTCACCGCGGTCTTCGACGTGGTAGGCATCTTCGGCGGCTACCTGGCGGCGCACCTGCTCTCTTCGCGGGCAGGCATCTACTTCAGCAAGATCCAATCCACCTTGGTGCTCTCCGATATCTCCGGCGGGTTCATCAAGGCGGTAGTCTTTGGCTTTTTGGTCATGAGTGTCTGCTGCTATTGCGGATTTCACACCCATCTGCGCCGGGACAGCGCCGGGGCGCGGGGGGTGAGCGCCTCCACCACCTCGGCGGTGGTGCAGTCGTGCGTGTACGTGCTCATGGCGGACTACGCCATTACCTCTTTCCTCATGTAG
- a CDS encoding pyridoxamine kinase, whose amino-acid sequence MKPPVPTAVRRIAAIHDLSGFGGGSLAAAIPILSSLGFQVCALPTALLSTHTGGFTGFHFRDLTEDMAAILAHWQRLELRFAAIYSGFLGSPEQIRIVQEACATVGKDALIVVDPVLGDNGALYPTMDEAMVAGMRKLAAHAHVITPNVTEAALLLGEPLDMVSALPTQVIKDWARRLAVTGPCWVVLTGLPAAAPDRTQTVAYDRRTDKFWRVECDYVPASYPGTGDMFASVLTGALLQGDSLPIALDRAVHFVALAIRATFGHGAPEREGVLLERVLPSLAAPVSISSYQLL is encoded by the coding sequence ATGAAGCCTCCGGTCCCCACGGCAGTGCGGCGAATAGCCGCCATTCATGACCTCTCGGGCTTTGGCGGCGGCTCCCTGGCAGCCGCCATTCCCATTTTGTCGTCCCTGGGCTTCCAGGTGTGCGCCCTGCCCACGGCGCTGCTCTCCACCCATACCGGGGGCTTCACCGGCTTTCATTTTCGCGACCTCACCGAGGACATGGCGGCCATCCTCGCCCATTGGCAGCGATTGGAACTGCGCTTTGCCGCCATCTACTCGGGATTTCTCGGATCCCCAGAGCAAATCCGCATCGTCCAGGAAGCCTGCGCCACGGTGGGGAAAGACGCCCTCATCGTGGTGGATCCGGTGCTCGGAGACAACGGCGCCCTCTATCCTACCATGGACGAGGCTATGGTGGCCGGCATGCGCAAACTCGCTGCCCATGCCCACGTGATTACTCCTAACGTCACCGAGGCCGCGCTGCTCCTTGGCGAACCCCTAGACATGGTTTCTGCCTTGCCCACACAGGTCATCAAGGATTGGGCAAGGCGCCTGGCGGTCACGGGCCCCTGCTGGGTGGTGCTCACGGGACTTCCCGCCGCGGCCCCAGATCGCACCCAAACCGTGGCGTACGACCGCCGCACGGACAAATTCTGGAGGGTGGAATGCGACTATGTGCCGGCCAGTTATCCAGGCACCGGAGACATGTTTGCGAGCGTACTCACCGGCGCCCTGCTCCAGGGTGATTCTCTCCCCATTGCCCTGGACCGAGCCGTGCACTTCGTGGCCCTAGCCATTCGCGCCACTTTCGGGCACGGTGCGCCGGAACGTGAAGGGGTGCTCCTTGAGCGCGTGCTCCCCAGTCTTGCCGCCCCAGTAAGCATAAGCAGTTACCAGCTCCTCTGA
- a CDS encoding HU family DNA-binding protein produces MNKSDLIQALAERAGITHDEATMTVETFFEAVREAMLRGDRVELRGFGSFKIKHYDGYTGRNPKTGETVEVRPKRLPFFKAGKGLVDAVNDR; encoded by the coding sequence ATGAACAAGAGCGATCTCATCCAAGCCCTGGCGGAGCGCGCGGGTATTACCCATGACGAGGCCACCATGACTGTGGAAACCTTTTTTGAGGCTGTGCGCGAGGCTATGCTCCGCGGCGACCGTGTAGAGCTCCGGGGGTTTGGCAGCTTCAAGATCAAGCACTACGACGGTTACACGGGCCGCAATCCCAAAACCGGCGAGACCGTGGAAGTACGACCCAAGCGACTGCCCTTCTTCAAGGCAGGCAAAGGGCTCGTGGATGCAGTCAACGACCGATGA